The segment TGAGAATTTAGAAGGCTTTTCAGGGTGGATACAAActtagaaacaaaacaaaatgtagacAGAAGGGGTTCTTAGTTTTTTAATTTAGATCCTGTTTGCtgcaaataaaaagacagaaatacacATGCAGGCATCTATCATTACCAAGCCTCACACCATGAGTTTCCAACAGCCTCTGATGTTTGTCCGCTGACCCGCAGCGTGCTAAAACAACAGAGCAGAAAGCTCTCTCGTCTCCAGGTCACTTAGTTCATGAGCGGTCTTGGCTCACTAACCACCAGAGGGTTGACCTCTTGTTAAGTGCACACTTTCTTCAGTTTGTTTATTATGTTTTCACATGTCTTGACGTCTGGAAagcactttttttaaacatttttttccttgcTGCACTTAAATGTCTTTCTCTCCCACTCTTGCAGGAAAATGATTACCATCTCTTTTATGTTATCATAGAAATTAATGCATGTATTAAACCTGCTGACTTCAACTTTAGTACTTGCCTTAATCACTTTTATACTTTTATGCTTTTATAATCATTACTATTCTTCTATTACAGTATCTTTATCCAGTACATACTACTGCCCTGATTTCTACCCAGGCTCACTCTCTTATGAATTCAACTGTGGAGGAAGCAAAATGTATGCAGCAAATAAACCTTAGACAACAATTTGCCAAAGGGGACAAAAAATCTATCGtgttgtattgtaatgtatttattgtttcatAATCCCTTAGTATCATAGTGTAAAgtaacgtattgtatcatatctaagcataacataacataacataacataaaataacataatataatgtaaCTTAAACTTAAATAACTTGGTGTCATTTTAGCATTAACATGTCATTATCAATGAAACGTAACATAACTCAATGCAACACAACGCAACGTAACATAACTCAATGCAGCGTAACGCAACGTAACGTAATGTATTGTATCACGCCATAACGTGTTGTAACGTCACATAgcataattaattattttatcatATCGTACCCTATCATATTATTTCCTACTGTATCGTAACCTATCGCatcctattgtatcgtatcgtaatgtatcttAATGTATTGTTATGCATGGTACTTTATCATATCTCTTACTGTCCATCCCTCATCTCCCACTTTATTGGCTCAATAAGTTGTAGCAGATAGAAGTTCACTaatgattctgattctgctCACGGTTCCGGCCTATTAACTGGAATTTGCTTGTTGTCACTATTGCAAGGTGCTTGCCCATTGGTAGATTAATCTTCGATTTCTGTAACACAGATATCAAAAAGATAATAATCTAGAGTTGCTCTTCGTACAAAGTGTACAGAGTTAACTATTGTTGTAATTCCTGCTATATAAATCACAAGTTACCAGATTAACTGAGTCAGTGAAATAGGAGAGAAATCTATTGGGCTATCATGCTTGACACATGAGCTTCAGGTTAGAATCCTTTCTATCCCCCTCTCCCCATATCCCCagcttctcttcagctgtcctgttaaataaaggcaaaaaaagccttttgaaaagagtctgatggattgattgatttgggAAATTACAGTGAACACACTGAGCAAAGTCAGCATGCTGTTATGGTATGCAGAGTGTTTCCATGGTGAGCTAAAGCACATTACTATAGGGGTTCCTCCTTTCCAAAACCAAGCCAGCTAActactctttttttccttctattAGCTTTCATCATGGTCCCAGTGGGGGACTTTGAATGCTTAAATACATGCTTCATGATGATGACACAATAGATTTTCTGGAAACAAGTGAACTGTTACGAGGCTATCCTAGTGATCCCCTCCCCCCCTTCATCCTGCTGATGCTGCCGGTGGTCTGAATCCGACAACACCTGACTCACCTCTGTGGACACAGCTGGCTTTTACCAAAAGCCATCAGGCTCTGTGGCGTCAGTCCATTACCCACAAGCCCCTTCCTTTGTATGGTCCCAGCAGAGTTTGGCAAAACTAGCACCAAACCAGGCTTTGTATCTTTTCTTTCTCATAAATTCCAgagctttttttgtttacaactcttttaaagtctttttttctttttttttttcttttttttttacattttttgagttaACTGACGAGGTTTAAGGTCTCTCATGACACCACAGCCTGGAGTTAATCTAGAGCACAATAAGCACCTGAGGCTGATGGGGGTCATAGCTGAGTCAGCGGGGAGGGAGCTGATGTGTTTGGTGTGAGCACTCTATCAGTCACACGCATGTTGCTAAAGACTAGACCAGCATTACATGAGGATCTGAAGTCATACTTCCTTTACAGGGCCTAATGCTGAGATACAAGCTTTTAGACAGTGATGATAAAGAAGAAGTGTTACAGTAAAAGTGAAGTCAGATGTATGGTTAGAGGTGGGAGTGGCGGAACCAGAAAATGCTGGCCAAATTTAGTCATTTAGAGACCTAAAATAAACTATCTTCAAAGAGTAGCTCTTGAAGATATTACTTTTGGTGTAATATTTACCTTTTATTGAGTTTTACTTAATTTTGAATAGACTTTTCTAGTTTTATGATCATAATTCCTCTGCCCGCAATTGAATAATGGTACATAAAACATTTGGTTAAAGATATGAGGAAGGTTTTAAGGATCAGTTCTCGTCTAAATACTTCTTTAAGGATATATTCTACAGAAATACAGCAGTGTTTTAATTACTTCCTTTATTCATTTGTTAATTTccaagcttttatttatttaaagcctTCCCTCGGGAGGATGATTTTACCGTAAAAATCAAGGAAGAGATGGTATTTCATGCATAAAGCTTTGGAGGGGGAAATAAActtctgtgtttgctttgtaatggtattttttaagtttttgttcCAGTGTTGCAAAAGTACGTTTGATGTCTCATTGTGCAAGACACAAAAATTACACTGCTTattaatgaatgaaaacaatacaatttGAATGTGTAAAAAAAGGATTAGAAtcataaatgttacatttaatgtCTTACATTCTTTACAACAAAGCATATAGAATGTATGTAGTACAGATAAGAAACACCAAATACGTCATGAGATATGTTCATTAACACTGCTGGGAAAACAGATATAACATTTCACAACAGTGTGTACATAATGAGCGGCTGCCCCTGGTTACTAGCTGCTGCTATTGGGAAATAAGCACACTTATTATGTGCTGGTAGTTCCCCAAAATCTAGCGCCCTCTATGGGGAAGTGCTGCTCAGCATGTGAGCAACCGTCAGGGAGAATTTCTCAGAAACTGGCTATAGAGAAAGACTGAATCATTACCTCACTTTCTAAGCTGAAGAGGAACTCAGTGTAAGAGAGATCATACAATTACATTTGACAGTCTAATTCTAAAGCTGGCTGCTGTTTGTTCGCCATAAAAGTCTGAAATATGTGTTAGTTTAAAGTGCTCAAAGTTGCTATGGTTGCTAGATGTAAATAAGCGCTGCTTGGAACTCCTCCTTAACTTCATTTTGGAGGAACAGGAGGGGGAGGGCCCTTCGCATAGCAGgaatccttaaaaaaaaaaaataactgctTCCTGACAATCtgccaagagagagagagagagagagagagacttttcCGGGAAGCGAGGGGGTGGagcctgtcctctcttcttatAAGCCCTCCTCTCTAACCACTGCTTTATTACTGATACACAGCTCAACGAGACGGCATCTCACAGGCTGTTCCACAAAGACAAAAGTACATTACAAAGtcagaagtttgttttcaaagagCTTTAAACCTGACTGACGACTGCAGGATAACTGTGAACAAGCATCTACTTGGATTAATATTGCAAGAGTGCGTTTGGAGAAGCGTTGGAGGTAAggacatgttacatttttttaacgtATTTTCTTGTTAAgtttgaaaggtgctgtatgAATGCTTTTAGTGTTTAGATGCAAACGTCGCAGATTGTTTGATGCCGGTCCCGGCATGTAAATTACGCAATCAGGAGGATTACGAGGTCCTTACTGGAACTGACCGGGTTGGCGAGCATAGAGGGCAGATTACTCAAAAAAGTTTCCCTGAAATAGCTTGAAAGTTAAGACAAAGGATTTAAGTTGAACTCTGTTTAAATGTTTCATAAAGAGCTAGTGAAACGGGAATTTGGGAATTAAATGCCAAAAAGGCGCTCTGAGGCAATTTCCTCCGTTACCAGAGAACGCACTGAGCTTTAACATCTGGAAAAATAGTTTCCAATACAGCGTTGAAGAGTAATAGCTCAGTATGAGTGAAACAGATCTGGGTTATTACTGTATTTGAAACTTGCATTCCCCATCTCTAActctcttctcttgtctcttCAGGTGTTTCATTTCCAGACACTGAAATCTCCTCAGGCCCCTCTGAACCCACTGAACCTCCGTTTGACCCCGTCACCTCATCTCCTCTTGTCTGTGTGGTGCCCCGTGCTCCCCCAGGCTTCCTTGAGAGTGGGCACAGCGCCATGGTAACTTACAGCAAGTTTGACTTCAGGATGAGCAGCAGCTTCTTGGACTCCTCCAACATGCGGCTGCCTCAGCGTTACAAGACTTTCTCCTCCAAGACACAGTACCAGATGGTCCTGGACACGCTCCACAAGCTGCAGGAGAGCGGCTTCTACTGGGGCGCCGTCAACGGAAAGGAGGCCAACGCCATGCTGGCAACTGAAGCCACTGGGACGTTCCTCATCCGGGACAGCTCGGACAATAGGCACCTTTTTGCCCTGAGTGTCAAAACTGCATCTGGCACCAAAAACCTGCGCATCCAATGTGACTCATCCTCTTTTTACCTGCAGACAGACCCTAAAAACATTCAATCTGTCCCCCACTTTGACTGTGTCCTCAAGCTGGTGCATTACTACATGTCTCAGAGCAAAGGCAACACACGCAGTGGGAGTATCTACTACATTTACTCTGCAGGGCAGAAGATCCCCCTGGAGCTCATCAAACCTCTCTCATGTAGCTTATCCACTTTGCAGCACCTGTGCAGGAAAACAGTGAATGGACATTTAGACATTTCCTCCAGAAGAGACCAACTTCCTCATCCTCTGAAGGAGTTTCTCCAGGAGTATGATGCTCCTATCTAGAAGTGTTGGACTAATGCTCTTGAAGCAGCAAAGACTTGACAGAAGAGGCTGATTTTAGTGCAGCTGAGAAGGAAATGTGATGTGCCTGTGTACAATCAAGCCGAGTGACCAGAGTAGTAGAGCAGGAATTAATCTTATGAAAAGGAGCAGATTAAAGTTCTGACAAGATGTGTAAATGTCTTGCAGAAAATCAGGCAGCAGTCCAAAGAAAAGATGCAGATTTTGGCTCtaataaagagaacaaaactGCAACCAGGCCACATGAAAAAGAGAGCACCCTCTGCTGATGACGTACAACTTACTGAAAACTACAGTGTGCTTCACACAGCTGTCTACACTCTGATGACACACAGGTtccctttgctgctgctgctaaccaatgtacacacacacacacacacacacacacacacacactcacacacgcacactggcCTTAGAAACCATCCCTCCATTAAAGCTGGACTGGCTTTTACAATCAggccagctttttttttttttttttgctgacgTTGGGTGATAATCTTAGACGCGTCCATCCAGCATCCTGGGATCTCTGACCAAGTGTGTgctggaaacacagagacagtggAAAGAGTACAGATGAGTGGACACAGATGAGTGTCTGGATGGAAAATGaccttttaaaaatctgaatctgAGGACCAGAATATGTGGAAATGAGTTGTTTTATGTGTCATTCAGAGGGAAGGGTTTCTGCCAAACTTGCCTGAACTAGACAGCAGTTTGTCAGAGCATCAACATGACTGAATCCTACAGGATCTTACTTGAGAGAACAGAACCACTGTTAGGGATGAAATTTGCACCAAAACATGTGGCAGTTTCTATGTGGCACAGACAGGGTTGCCATTTACTGCGAATGAATGTATTGAATATGGTATCTGTCTTTTCTACACCAGGGAAAGAATGAACAATGTGTCTTATTTTCATGAGTTTACATGAGTGAAATGAAGTggaatctgtttttttgtgctgtcTTTTATAAAGATGTACTTCTAACCAGCGAAACCTCTGGCTGTGAATGCTTGAAGATATTTTGAGAAGTttgacaaaacaagacagactGATACAACTTTGcacttatttatatttgtaagGAAAATCCATTAATTTATAATAAAGAGCActatttttctttgaaatgacatcacagtgtttgatttgatttatgatgactgtttctgtttccatgTAACCTAAAGTAGTCATTCTACTTTGGGTTTTAACATTACTAATAGTGAAACACATTACATGCATAGGTCTTTAAAGTAAAGTTGGATTAACGTCATACTTACTTTTTGATTTCCTCTTAAACTCTGCAGTGTGACGACTTTGACCACAGATGGGAAACCACTGTGCCATATGATACTGCTTTTTTAGAAATGTACTTAAAGCTAATGTGTATTACTGTGTTGTCATAATACTATAATGACACCACACACTTAGTTTACTCTCCAAACTTAGATTAATTTTCTGTTCTGATCAATTCCTCCTCCTTTATTTGAGCGACTACTTCAGGCGAAATACACCAGAATCGTAAAAAGAGCGATCGTCTTCTAGAGAACTGCTTGCTGACTCCTTTGTCCTGCTATGACTCATTTCAATTCTCTGTAGGTGTTAACATGACACGACATGCTCTGATACACAAAATGATGCAGCTGTCTGCTTACAACATTAGTGCCAAGTAAAATAAACGCATTCTCAGAAAAGGTCCCTCACCCTGAATACGCTCTCGAGTAGAAGTATGTCAACATGTGTACCTCAGTACAGAGGAATTCAAACACCAGTTGTGTTTACCGTTACCTTTACCACATCCAGTAATCACCTAACAGGAACAACATGTTCTTAAGTTTAACAACAAGACATGCTGTCTGTTCACCTGCACGCCGGCCTATGCCTGACTTCAACCCATAAAACACCATAAATAAACCGTGGTGTTCTAAGCCCAGAACATAAAGATTAAGAATCTAATCCGGAAGTATGTCAATTTCCCTTAAAACAGCTGCACTGTTAAGCACACTGCTTTCATCTGCAGTATGAAGTATTGCAGGGGTTATATTTAGAACACAGCCTATACTTGAtgccctccttccttcctcagtGTAAATGTGTGAGTGATTTTAAATGTCCTCTTTAAAGACTGAAAATATCTCCAGAAACTTTTCTTTATGAAACAAAAGATAACTCCTTTTGGCGGCTCACTTCACTTTatccatgtttgtttcttttgaacagctcaaaaatatgaaaacaaaactatttTACTTGACCGGCAgtaaaacatattaaaatagCCTTAAAAATATGCATGATTGATCTTCACAGCTCTCTGTATAAACCAgtttcctgtttatttttatttatttattttgtgtgtgtgtgtgtgtgtgtgtgtgtgtgtgtgtgtgtgtgtgtgtgtgtggggggggggggggggggggggatttgcAGTAGTTTTCAAATCTGAATAGTAAAAGATGCATTAATCGcaaaaaatgagacaaaattGCACCCTAACACCACAACGAAACTCAAATCATGAAAAATCCTTACCATATAATCATAATCTGTATTTGTTATATTTCTACAGTGACTTATAAATTAGTAATCCTCTCAGCTGTAGCTTTTTGCTCCCACTGTGAACACAGCTCTTTCGTtttgacacagagacagactgcAGCCAGGAGCACACTGCACATTTACCGCAAACTACTAAAAAATGATGGATGAACGGGAATCTGCAATAACCTGCATATCCAACATAATTACGGGAACAAGCTTgtgctctacctgcttcaacaGCACTTTACGGTTTCCCCTCAGCCAAAGGGGCtcagagagagataaagggTCTCTGAGGTGATTTGTGCTCAGTGAGTGGTCCACAACAagcctttttccttttctcgGCAAAGTCTTTTGATAGCATGGTTCCTAGAAAATACTTATTTACAGGCCCCTTGAGAAAGGTAAATTGTGTCTGAGAAATTTGCAAGAAAAATCATTTCTTATAAAGTCTTTTGATTACTTAGAATTCTACGACCACAGAAGCTGGGAAACAATTTGAATCATTTTTCTAGTTTTCAAGGAGCTGAGTgtacgaggaggaggaggctgcaggATAATTCCAAATAAGTGCAGGCTGATGCAAATCTGCTGAGTGTCCAAAAAACCCACATATTCCTTCGAAGCTTGAATACAATGTACACACATTACATTATAAGATGTGCAGATACACAAGGAAGCAATAGAAAACAGACGTAGTTAGTTTTAAGATGACTTTTTTATGTGATGGTCTTCACAGAGTTTATGAGGCCTGAAGTTTGCTAAATAAAATTGTTTTGGAGCATCTGTCAGTAATATTCACTTTCTATATTACATTTAATGAGAAGTATCCACACACCATCAAaggctttgtgtgtgtctgactttAAAGCAACTGACAACAGTTTGTCAGTGGAGGCTATTAAAAGCTTGGTGCATAGCTCTTGAGAAATTCCCTGGTATTCTCTGTGATCACGTGATTCCACAGAACAAGCACTGCCTCTTATGATACAAACCATGATTGTGTCATCAAGGCTACACCCAGTACCCACAAACAACCACAGCTGGGCTCACACCTGTGACACAGTTGACATAAAAAAGAGAACTTACAAAGGATAACAGATTAAAGGACTATTACAGAACTGTTCCCACTTTTCTCTGGAAGTATGTCTGTGAGTTCATGTGAAGGCTAATATTTCATGATCAAAGTCGCTCTGAATAGAGTCAGTTATATTATTATTCAAGTCTACTCATGAGGGGGTGCTATGCAATGTGCCATCATGTACAGAGGAGAACAAACCCAGCTGtaatgagggagagaaaaaatggCGTCACCTATGTGCCGGATTTTCAGTCTCACAAGAGGATATCATCATTTCAACTTCAAAACATGTGCTACAAGTATTccaagagaaggaaaaagaggccttacattttcaaataatgaatCCTTAAATCCCCTGAAAAGTCTTCGAAACAGTCGCCCCAGCTAGCCTTAGCACCAATAAAACAGTGTGCCGCAGTGTTTTCGCTAAAGATGCAAAATGTATGTTTATGCAGTAGCCCGTTTTTTATACACCATATGAAAATTCTTCCCCTTTTTGAAGTTCTGTTAAATCAACTGTAGAGAATAATGGTTGAACAAAAATGAAACCCCGGCCTTCAGACCAGACAGCTTCAGGAGCTGACTTATTATAGCAAAAATAATGTGCTTATGTTCTGTAAGtttcacaacaacacaacctGTTCACAGGAAAATTACATTCATGTCAGCCTTTGTCGGTGCACTTCCTGGGAATGCTAGTAAATGTTAAACTGTCATAATGTAATTGCACTTCTAAAAGATAATCCTACTTATAAAAGAGGTATCATCaatgcaaaaatacaaaaaaatctacTGTGACTCTTtaataccaaaaaaaaacatctcgcAGTAGGatattttttctgtgtttaaaaagtagaaaaattTGATCCAGATCTTATAACTATGAAACTTCAGAAACTGGCAAAAATGCACCATTCTATTTGGATTTAGAGCATCCTGATTACTTATCTGTGTTTGTTATACTAACTCTCACTATTTCTTAATGTGGATTAAACTGCTCGCAGAGTGACAGGCTTCTTAGGATGGCATGACTGTACTTATATTCATAGCATGGttaaaaataatgcagtcaCAGTCAGTGACTATGCAAAATGATCAGATACTTTTGCATAGTCAGATGATCTATTTTATATTTAGAACCAGTAAAACTAGAATTGTATTCTAAGCATTAGATAGAACTGTACATAGTTATTAGATTTTGCAGGGCTGGCCATAGCTCCTGTtaaaccaattttttttttttctgaattaaaaagtAAGCAAAGCTCAGAAAATAAAGCTTTGTCACTTTTCTGTCTTCATAACTTTGGGCTCTCATTATGAATGGTATTAGCCCAATCATCATCAAACTGCATTAAAAGTAATACAGACACATATTCTAACTTTATTATAGTGTAGCATACATAGCAGACAAGCCAGAGAGATGCTAGtttgaagaaagagaaaacaccAGGGCAAATTGACCAAAGTGTTTGGCTTAGCTAAGTGAAGCTTAGTTTAGCTTGCAGTTACTTGAGATTCTGGGAAactgctttctttatttttatgatttcagtAACTCTAagatcacaaaaaaacactttaaattttaCATGACCTCAGTTTATATTATGAACCAAGTCTGCTTTAATTTGACTTTTGGAAGAGGCCTTGTTTTTAGCATAAGCAGATGGTCAAGCTAATTTTGTCTATTTGTAAGCAGCAGGGGTTAAGAGAGATTATGGCGGTCCACACTCAACCCAGTGCCCAAACCTTTTTTCTCAAGGACCTCTGGGATTAAATAAACAGGGTTATGGAGTTTCAGATACTCTGAGGAAAATACTGAGGAACTTTGAACAGTTGGTCTCTGGGGATTGGGGAACATCTGCTCTTGGGTTTTGTAGATTTTTTACGAGTCAGATTTTGCAAAAGTTGAAAAACCCTTACATATTATAATATTAATTGCTGTCCTTTGTGAAGTTATTTTTCCTTTAgtgagatttaaatgttgctctgtgttaTGAAACGGCCCAAAATAACTCCTTttgaaaagtgcaaaaaaaaaaaaaaaaaaaaaaaatgaaaggcaCAGTCTGAAGGTGGATTTGGTTATTTTACATAACTCGCTCTCTTTGACCTCTGCACGTGCGTCTACAGTAAAGTGACAGCTCCGCTTGTGGAGAAACAATAAG is part of the Notolabrus celidotus isolate fNotCel1 chromosome 20, fNotCel1.pri, whole genome shotgun sequence genome and harbors:
- the socs3a gene encoding suppressor of cytokine signaling 3a produces the protein MVTYSKFDFRMSSSFLDSSNMRLPQRYKTFSSKTQYQMVLDTLHKLQESGFYWGAVNGKEANAMLATEATGTFLIRDSSDNRHLFALSVKTASGTKNLRIQCDSSSFYLQTDPKNIQSVPHFDCVLKLVHYYMSQSKGNTRSGSIYYIYSAGQKIPLELIKPLSCSLSTLQHLCRKTVNGHLDISSRRDQLPHPLKEFLQEYDAPI